A part of Plasmodium coatneyi strain Hackeri chromosome 8, complete sequence genomic DNA contains:
- a CDS encoding SICA antigen, whose product MKKLSQNKGGTLSWENIQGDIKQVLGKLSKALTDNEETNKNLCNNTAGQQGRTPTDSEKTACNNIAKGLKGIYNIKPEPNGNQANPVQNTNFEQTIGCLLLNVYAQEIKSKCPIMGKTVKEAFTINEGLHTTECNSGGKNKCEQCQWDECANYTIKEGVDLRTKVKDMLLGNKDIKQTLSTISDSCKQSTTIRGWFALFSRDVTEKDKEQNILLQGMLDSCDLKNDDGGVGLDKYKDFCNIMMRNIFLVTEVGNEYKNKEGQEQDQPACEKIVKGIPVCDLLKVWMYYMRIFCIPEAVIKNVLSVVQQVREELNGKLIRVKNYVDCTYDAAFRIPDGDISYLVGEAHDLFSTSELHTKMSGITNKNEWCKNTPTRPKFSREGPGAQDRITNANKEDLNKLKSLVENVTEVLKEEEGGGGSKPGEAPEPISPTKVPEVPKKVIPEEKKEASENTDQDTKSDEQEPEEENEEEEEEREEELEPKDEAAAAPSGDVPQEPPGEAADKLGAGSASLSPRTPSPAPLASKMDSPVLPYLPLAPAVLGISIMSYLLWKYFGMLRKTRKRYRRAPHIRGPSLEQQIVDHVDQPSPREYYIVKKRKPRSTPKKRRKKRGLGRRRAGVRRRMIIDIHFEVLDECQKGELHLKKEDFFVILVQEFMGCEFIKEKKVPSSDSGFREEDFVTKEDVPKEQVPSTDLGFRIIVPKEQVPSSNSGFRKEVFVPDEGVPKEQVPSLDSEFREEDFITNESVS is encoded by the exons ATGAAGAAATTGTCTCAGAATAAAGGAGGAACGTTAAGTTGG GAAAATATTCAGGGTGACATCAAACAGGTGCTGGGAAAATTATCTAAGGCTCTAACAGATAAtgaagaaacaaacaaaaatcTGTGCAACAATACTGCTGGGCAGCAAGGTCGTACACCAACTGATAGCGAAAAGACGGCATGTAATAACATTGCTAAAGGCTTGAAAGGCATATACAATATTAAGCCTGAACCCAATGGAAACCAGGCCAACCCTGTTCAGAATACAAATTTTGAGCAAACAATAGGTTGCCTCCTGTTAAATGTGTACGCTCAGGAAATAAAGAGCAAATGTCCTATCATGGGAAAAACTGTTAAAGAGGCCTTTACAATCAATGAGGGGCTTCACACAACTGAATGCAATAGTGGTGGGAAGAATAAGTGTGAGCAGTGCCAGTGGGACGAATGTGCAAATTATACTATTAAAGAAGGAGTGGACCTACGGACAAAAGTGAAGGACATGCTCCTGGGGAATAAGGACATAAAACAAACTCTGTCTACTATAAGTGATTCATGTAAGCAAAGTA cCACTATTAGGGGATGGTTCGCACTATTTTCGAGGGATGTAACAGAAAAAGacaaggaacagaatatcCTCCTTCAGGGTATGCTAGATTCGTGCGATCTTAAGAATGATGATGGCGGAGTAGGTCTAGACAAGTACAAAGATTTTTGTAATATTATGATGAGGAATATATTCTTAGTTACCGAGGTTGggaatgaatataaaaacaaagaagGACAGGAGCAGGATCAACCTGCATGTGAAAAGATTGTAAAGGGAATTCCTGTATgtgatttattaaaagtaTGGATGTATTATATGCGTATCTTCTGTATACCGGAAGcagttataaaaaatgtccttAGCGTTGTGCAACAGGTAAGGGAAGAACTTAATGGAAAATTAATTAGGGTTAAGAACTATGTAGACTGCACTTATGATGCTGCATTTAGGATTCCTGACGGAGACATAAGCTATTTGGTAGGTGAAGCGCACGACCTATTTTCCACAAGTGAGTTGCATACTAAGATGAGTGGAATAACTAACAAGAATGAATGGTGCAAAAACACGCCTACGCGTCCAAAATTTTCACGGGAAGGTCCAGGAGCTCAGGATCGAATAACCAATGCTAATAAGGAAGACCTGAACAAATTGAAGAGCCTTGTTGAGAATGTTACGGAAGTattaaaagaagaggaaggaggaggggggtCTAAACCAGGTGAAGCACCGGAACCAATTTCACCTACCAAAGTTCCTGAAGTACCAAAGAAGGTTATTcctgaagaaaagaaagaagcgTCGGAAAACACTGATCAAGATACAAAATCAG ATGAACAGGAACCTGAGGAAGAGaacgaagaggaggaagaagaacgag AAGAAGAACTTGAACCCAAAGATGAAGCAGCTGCTGCGCCTTCTGGTGATGTTCCTCAAGAACCTCCTGGTGAGGCTGCAGATAAACTAGGTGCTGGGAGTGCCAGTCTCAGTCCTCGCACCCCTTCCCCTGCCCCACTTGCTAGCAAGATGGACAGCCccgtccttccttaccttcctttggcCCCTGCCGTGCTTGGTATTTCTATTATGAGCTACTTGCTCTGGAAa tactttggaatgcttcgtaagACAAGAAAACGCTACAGAAGAGCTCCTCATATACGTggtccctccttagaacagcagattgttgaccatgtggaccAACCTAgtccacgtgaatattacattgtaaagaaacgcaaacctcgttcaacgcctaaaaaaaggaggaaaaaacggggcCTTGGTCGTCGTCGTGctggtgtacgtcgccgcatgattattgatattcattttgaagtgttagacgaatgtcaaaagggggaactgcatttgaagaaggaagacttttttgtcattttggttcaagaatttatgggatgtgagttcataaaagaaaaaaaggttccaagttcagattccgggtttagggaggaagactttgtcactaaggaagatgttcctaaagaacaggttccaagtacagacttagggtttaggattattgttccaaaggaacaggttccaagttcaaaTTCCGGATTTAGGAAGGAAGTCTTTGTTCCTGACGAAGGTGTTCccaaggaacaggttccaagtttagattccgAATTTAGAGAAGAAGACTTTATTACTAACGAAAGTGTTTCTTAA